GATTTCCGGCGGCATTCCCGACCCGGTATCGGTGACCGCCATCATCACATATTGACCTGGCGTCACCTCATCATGGCTGCGCGCATAATCGTCGTCGAGGTGGGCGTTCGACAGTTCGATCGTCAGCTTGCCGGTCCCCTGCATGGCGTCACGCGCGTTGATTGCAAGGTTGAGCAGCGCGTTCTCGATCTGGTTTGGATCGATGAATGTGTTCCAGAGCCCGCCCCCGACAATCGTTTCGACCTCAATTGCCTCACCAATCGCACGGCGGATCATATCATCCATGTCGCGGACAAACCGGCTGACATTGACGACCTTGGGTTCCAGTGCCTGTCGCCGGCCAAAAGCCAGAAGCTGGCTGGCGAGTTTCGAACCTCTGGCAACACCGGCAAGCGCATTTGTTATCCGTAGCGCTGCCCGTTCGTTGCCTGCCACCTCTTTCGACAGAAGCTGGAGATTGCCGGAAACGACCTGGAGGAGATTGTTGAAGTCGTGCGCGACCCCGCCAGTCAGTTTGCCGATCGTCTCCATTTTCTGTGCCTGTGCGAGTTTCAGTTCGGCCTGCCGGCGCTCAGCCGTTTCTGCGACAACCCTCGCCTCAAGCGTATCATTGAGGTGCCGAAGCTGTTCTTCGGCGCGCTCTCTGTGACGAACCTGTCTCGCGAGAGTATCCGCCTGCTCACGCAATGCACTTTCTGCGGCACGCTGGTCGGTTATGTCGGTGTGGACACCGACCCACTCGACGATGTTACCGGATGATCCGATGACCGGAAGACCTCTGATCGCAAACTGGCGCCATTCGCCGTCGTGCCGCCTGACGCGATGCTCGTGGACGTACATCGACCTGGAGGCAACCGCCTCGTTCCAGGATGCGATCGATGGCTCCATATCGTCGGGATGCACGGCCTCGGCCCAACCGTATCCCTGATATTCTTCAAAGCTCTGACCGGTCAGTGAGCCCCAGCCCGGTTGCTCACCAACCATCTGGCCGTCGGCTGTGTTTGTCCACAAAACCCCATGCACCGCATCCATAGCGGTGCGGAACCGGCTGTTGCTTATGGCTAGTTCCGCCTCGCGGATCGCACGATCTTCGATGTCTATGCCGAGAATATGGACGCCGGGTATCGACCCATCCGGATCGATGTGGGGCACATAGCGGATTTCTAGGCGACGTGGCACGCCGCCCGAAAACGGCATGTCCGCCTCTGCCGTGCACGCTTCACCGGCAAGCGCCCTGTCGAGATCCGCGCGACGTCCCTCGTACGCCGCCTCACCGATCACATCGCGTACATGGCGACCCACAATGTCTGCCGGCTTTGAACCAAACCAGCTGTCATAGGCAGCGTTTGCAAAGCGATACACGTGATCTCTGTCGACGTAAGATATCAGCATGGGAACAGCGTCCGTCACGCGTCTGAGCTCAGCCTCGTTCTCAGCAATCCTTGCCTTCATCGCGGCGCGGTCGCTGTTATCGACCACTGTGCAAAGAACCCCGCCAACCGTTCCATCCGCCTCGTAGACGGGCGTATAGAAAAGATCGAAAATGAAAGTCTTGGAAATCCCATCGCGGATGAGCGTCATTGGCTGATCATGGAAAGACCGGAGTTCACCGCGCAGGCCCGCCTCGAGCATCTCGCGGTTCCAATCCCAGATCTCCGGCCAGATGCCGGGGACGGTCCCACCCAACGCAACTGGATGGTTGGCACCCGCGATATCGATATAACGGTCGTTGTAGATCATGACATGGCTCTTGCCCCACATCAGGACCTTCGCAACCGGCGAATTGACGACATTGGCAACGGTCGTCCGCAGCTCGGCCGACCAGAATTGGGAAGCTCCGAGCGCCGTCGTCGTCCAGTCGAAATCACGGATCAACTGACCACATTCCCCACCACCGATTGGCCAGGCGGCCGGCAACGGTACGGAGTTTTCACGGCCATCCTGCAGCGCCTGAAGTGCAGAGAGGACCAGGTCTTCAGCGCTGGCGTACCCGCCGCTTGCAACGAGGCCTTGAACAAGTTTCTCCATATCGGAGTTGAACGAAATGCTGAGGGGCTGGCTCTTGGTCATGGCAACTCGTTGCAGGTCTTCCGGCATGTGTCAAGCATGCCCGTGATGGCGAAAATGCTTTTTAGAACAATCTACTAAATGGATACCATCGCACGCATCGATGCGCTGAGCCTCTCAAGATCATAAGGCTTTTCAAAAAACCTGGCGTCGTCCGGCAACGTCGATCGCTGTGGACGAACCATGCCTGAAGCCACGATGATACCGAGAGCGGGCCATCGCTCGCGCACGAGTCGGGCGAGCTCGATCCCGTCCATCGCTCCCGGCATGTTGACATCCGTAAACACAATCTGGATGTCGTCACGCTTCTGAAGGATCGCAAGAGCCTCGTCAGCGTTCACGGCCTCGACCGGGTTGATCTGCTCGCTGGCAAGATAATCGGCAACGTCCATGCGGATAAGCGCGTCGTCCTCAACGATTAAGACCGTCATCGGAAGCCTGTGTGCATTGTTCAATATGTGTCCGCCCCATTTCGCGCCAGCAAATCAAATTCCACGCGAGCACTCTCCGGCAAATCCCCGGCCCACGATGCCGCTCAACGCGGCGAGGCGAATATTGTTCCGCCTGACCACGTCGTCTCACGGAAATTCGTCGATGGCACGAAATCGATACGCTTGTCGTCGCACGTCTATGATTTACGACGCTTTTCCATACAGGGTTTTACAGATCCAGAGATTCGAATGAAGGGACCTGTGCGGGGAGTTGGTTTTACGCATTCCAAGAACAACCGCTCAGTTCGGACTGCGACGTCCTGGCTCCAAATAAGCATTGAAAACATCTTGCTCTCCCCGCTCACAGCGTGCATCTCGCTCGCAGCCAGACCACAACGAGTCACGACACGTTCTAGAGCGGTGACGGTCAATGAGTTGCAGGAGCGAATACTCGGTAAGCCACTTTCCAAATTTGCCTCCTGTCGCAGTTCTGTCAGCGATGGTTGGAAGTGTAGCCGGGTCGTCTATAGTGCTAGCGTACCTGTTCGCACGCATCCTGATGAGCCTATTTGGTACGATTCCAGGCTGTTTTTGGTTGGTATTCCGTCAGTCATCGTCACGAAAAACCTGGCACCAAGCGCTCCTTTCAGAGCGTCGACCCTGCTAGTTTCTGAACGGCCGACCCCTACATTTCAAATAACTCAACGAGGTTCCTACCGAGCCCGAAGAAACAACTTCGAGGCGCCACGCATGCCGGTTCTCAGGCACGCCATGGATCTACGAGAACAACGCCTGTACCTTTGAAATCTTGAATGTTGCGTGTGACAACCACTAGCCCATGCACGATAGCTGACGCCGCGATGAGTGCATCTGCTTCATTGCGGCGATCCGGAATATGCAAGTGAGCACATCTCGTCGCAAATTGCTTCATCGATAGAGATGATGCGCTCAGCGAATTCCGGGCGAACTCGGCTATCTATCCAGGTTCGTAAGCGAGAGCCATGCTCGATGTCACGGCGCTGGATGCTGAGTATACCACGCTCAAGCTCTAAAATTGTTATGGCAGAAATATACAGATCACGGGAACCCTGTGCACTTAACCAAGTCGTCACGTTCAGATCAGCTTTACCGTGACCCACTTTACGGAGTTCGGAGACAACGTTTGTGTCGAGCTATTATTTCAAGAGAGATCAACTTCGCGAGTTGCAATGACCGACCGAGACGGATCGAAATCGATATTCGACAATCCTGGCATTGAAAGCGAGTCGACAAGATTGCGATGCTTACCTGTCAGGCGTTCAAACTCACGGTACGTCATCAACACATGCGAAGGTCTGCCTCGAACGATGATGACGACAGGCCCTGCCTCAGCAGCTTTTTTCGCTCTGCCAACATTATGATTCAGTTCGCGGCTGGTCAATCTAGTCGTAGCCATAGCTACCTCCATGTAGGAACGTACCTACATATAATGCCTTCATTTTCATCGCCCAATCCCTTTCTGGCGCCGCGTGGCTGCCGGCCTTTTAAGCTCTTGAACGGAATCTAACCGCTGGGATTCGCTTTGGGTGAGGTTTCCCGTCACCAGTAAATTGCAGCAACACATTGTACCATTTGATTTTCTGACACCGGAAATAATCTGGACCTGATTGTATTTTTCTATCCGAAATCCAGAGTTGGACGTAACCGCGCCCCTGTTAGGGCATTGAAACATTCGGTCGCCCACCACCTCATCGCTCCACGTCTAGACTCGAGAATTACAAACCACGGTGCACCTTCGTCATGTTTTCTTCGGCGGAACACTGTCTGAGGATATGCGCTGCCCTTTGGACAACGGGTCGGTCAATCATCTTGCCGTCGAGCTGGATCACATTATCCCCGGCCATTTCCACGGCCGCCATAACGGTCCTTGCCCAGGCAATGTCATCCGCGCTCGGTCGCAAAAGAGTATTTGCGGCAGAGACTTGCTTCGGATGGATGCACAGCTTTCCTCCGAATCCGAAATCAACTGCTCGTCTGAGATCTGCGAGCAGATCGATATCGGTGTCTAAAGATACGGTGACGCCGTCGATTGGCGGCGGCAAGTCTGTGCAACGTGACGCCATCGCAATCTGGAACCGCGCGTGATCCAACGCTGGACTTGCCACCGGGAGCCGCGCATCCGTACTGAAATCAATATTGCCGAACGCTATGCGAGACACGCCCTTCATCCTCGCAATTTCGTTCACCTGCTGCAGACCTTGCGCCGTCTCGATCAGAGCAATCACGGGACGGTCCACAAGGTAGTGGAGAACCTGCTTTAGAGATACCAAATCCGCTTTTGGCAACATGACCTCGGCCGACGAAACAGTCGCGACCGCAGAAAGATCGGCGTCAAACCAGAAACTATCGGCACCGTTGACGCGGACAACGCTCGCATGCCCGCCTCTCAACCATTGGCTCATGGCGACCCGAGCGTCATCTTTTTCGCTTGGAGCCACCGCGTCTTCCAGGTCGATAATGATCCGATCCGCTCCTGAAGCCTCTGCCTTCTCGAACCGATCAGGTCGATTGCCAGGAACGAAAAGATACGTCCTGGCCACGCCTGTCTGACACGAATTTTCAGACGCACTTTCAGTCATTCGAACTCAGCCTCCGCCGTCATCGCAAGATTGTCCTCAGGTCCCTTCGCCCAAAACGCCAAGACATCCTTGTCTGCCGTTTCGGCGCCTTCCAGATGAAACGGAGCGCTCACAAACAGTGGAGAGACGGCCCGGAAATCGAACCGCACAAGACGTCGTTCCGGCCTGACGGTTTGTGCCAGTTCCTGAAGCAGGCTTGAAATCAACGGTCCGTGCACGACGAGGTCCGGATACCCTTCCACCTCCTGCGCATATGGCGTGTCGTAGTGAATTCTATGACCGTTGGATGTCAAAGCGGAATATCTGAAGAGCAGGACTGGATCTGGCTCTATACGCCGTGACCATAGCGCAGCCTGTGCTGCAAGTTGAACTGCGGGCGGCAAAGCACCAAACTGTGGCGGCTCGCGATAAACGAGATCCTGTTCTTCCTCTATGCAGAGGGTTTCTCCGTGCATCACCCGATGACGGACCGAAACGAAAACAAGCCGTCCCGCCTTGCCGGACTTGGGTGTCACGCTGATAATCTCGCTTATTCGTTCGGCCTTTCCTCCGATCGGCAAGGGCGCGCGGTACCTCAATCGTCCGCCTGCCCACATGCGCCGCGGGAGCCCAACATCAGGCAGAAATCCACCTGTTTTCGGGTGGCCATCGTGTCCCACCTCGCTTCGGCGAACGAAAGGATTGAAGAAAATCCAGTGCCACGCGGCAGGGAGAGGGTCACCGGCGCTGGGCGCCGATGGAAGATCGAGTGTGCTGGCAAGGGCTGCAACGCGGTCTGGATCAATCAGGGCGAAGCGTCTTTCGGTACGACCGACGGCCCCCACAGCCGCGTCATCCATGCTGACTGCCGGATCTGCTAACATCTAAACTCCCCTTCTTTCAAAAAATGATTTGCCGCTCAACCAGTCCGTCGATTTCGCGCTGCGACATCTTGAGAAGCTCGCCATAGACGAAGCTTTCATGCTCGCCGAGTTTCGGGGTCCCCCTCTCTATCGTTGCAGGCTCGCTTACGGAAAACCGGGCGGGGAAACCGACGGCAGCCCGTCGTTCTCCTTCATTGCCGTCGACGTCAACGATTGCTCCACGCTCGCGCAGGTGATGATCGTGCACAAGATCGCGTGTGTTAAAGGACACATGAGCGGGGACGCCGAGGCGTTGAAGGGCGAAAGCAGAAGCGTCTGCGTTCTGCACGACACTCCATTCCTTGAGCGCGATGTCCAGTTCCCTCCGGTTTGCATGACGGGGCTCAGGGCTGGAAAAGCGTGGATCTTCCAGAAGGTGTGTGAGCCCGGCATGTTCCGCCAGCGCACGCCATTGGCATTCGCTGGCGACGGCAATACTGAGCCACCGGTCTGGCTGGTCTGTCGGATAAAGCCCATGGGGAGACATCCGATAGTCGTCGTTGCCCAGCCTTTCGACGTGACCTCCTGCAGAGACCGACATAAGGGTGTCTCCTACAAGCGACGATGCGACCTCTCGAGCAGCAACGTCGACATGAGACCCTTGGCCCGTTCGCCGCCTTTGATGAAGTGCCGCGACCGTTGCGAGCGCAGCATTCAATCCCACCGAATGGTCCATGACGTGACGCATTTCCATCGGCGGACCGTCACTGTAGCCGGAAAGGTAACCAAGACCGCCCCATGCACCAAAAAGCGGCGCGTAACCTGCAAAGTGTGAATCTGGCCCCGTCTGTCCGGATGAGGACACAGAGACCATCACAATATCGCGCTTCACCTCTTTCAGAGCAGCATAACCGAGCCCCAGCCTGGTCATCACACCTGCCCGAAAGCTTTCCGCTGCCACGTCCGAAACTGCGACCAGTCTTTTTGCCAGAGCAACCCCTTCCGGATGCTTCATGTTCAATCTTACAGACAGTTTGTTCGACGCCACCTGGTCGAAGCTTGCTGGCCCGTTTCGTCCGTAAACCGCATGCGGCTTGCGGAAAATGTCTGGCCGCAAGGCGCTCTCGATCTTGATGCACTGAGCGCCAAGTTGCGAAAGCATATGAGTGCAGAAGGGTCCGGCAGCATGTACCGTGAAATCAGCGATCGTTACGCCTTCAAGAGGTTTCATGCCTGCTCCTTCCAGAACATCTTTTCACTTGGAGCGGCGGCATTTTCGCTTGTGGAAGCCACGTTCGCTTCTCGCATCGCGGGCCAGGATATTGCCGGAAGCGGATCTGGCCCAAATCGGAATGGTGCCGACTGAATTCGGCACACGCCACCATCGGCGCGCTCAATCGACGAGAACAAACCTCGCGCCTCTTCGTGCTGCCCTGAAAGGATCTGTTCCGGCGTATTGTATCGGGCCATAGGGACACCAAGGCGCTGCGCGGCGGCAACAATCTCATCGACCGGATATCGCGCGGCCCATTTTCGAATTTCCTGATTGATGAGGTCTCCCCGTTGACTGCGGATGACGGCGTCTTCCAGGGCCGCGTCCTGAGCCCATTCGGGATATCCCATCAGTTCGACCAGCCCGTGCCACTGCCGCTGCTCGAGCGTAAGCAGTTCGACATATCCGTCCCGGCACTCAATTACCCCGCCATAACGGAAAGAGCGCGTCAGACGGTGCTCGAGGGACCCGTCTCCGTAACGCTGGACAGTAAACGCGCCGACAGCCAAATTGGCATCTTGAATGGAGACATCGACATACTGCCCCTTCCCACTCCAAACCGCGGCAAGAGCGCTCAGTGCACCAGCAATACCGCCCTGCATCTCGGCAAAATGACCCGCAATCTTCAAAGGTGGGCGATCGGGAAAGAGTGAGGCGGAAAGACCATTCGGCAAAAGAAATCCTTCTCCTGACGAATGGATGAGATTTAGTTCGCTCCCGGCCCAACCAGATTTCGACCCGTAGGATCCGAACGGCAGGACCGAGAGATGAACGAGGTTCGGCAGAGTTGCAGCGACGACTTCCGGATCGACGCCCCTCCGCCTTTTGTCGGCCATGGCAATATCCTCGATCAGAATGTCCGACGTCTCGAGCATGACACTCAGTTCCCGCATCCCGCACTCCGTATCGAGATCGATCGTGACAGAGCGCTTGCCGGCGCAAAGGTATGCAAAGATGGCACTCTCTTCGCTTTTGGGGCCGAGGAATGGGGGCTCGCGTCTTAACGGCGAGCCCTCCTGTGGTTCGATCAGGATAACCTCAGCCCCCATCGCCGCCAAAAGACGTCCAGCGTAGGCTGCGGCGACACTGGTTGAGTGTTCGACGCATCGAATACCCGAAAGCGGAAGCGACGTATCCATCATTGCCTCCAGGCCTTACCGGACGACCGGAAGCTCGAGATCGAGATTTCCCCCATCAAAGTGAACGGGAATGTTCGGGTCCCGGCTCGGCAGGATAACCGTTGCCAGACCAGGCGTGGTTATCTCTCCGCGCTGGTTCTCGCCCCATATCTCGATATCAACAAGGGCGTGGCGATCCTTGATGTATTTGCGCGTCACTTTGCCCTTGCACCAGGTAGAGTCGCCCATCGTATTGAACCGGCGCATCTCGGTGCGGACCCGCTTAAGGAAGGCGGCATCGCCCATCCAGTTGGTGACAAGAGAACACATCCAGGATGAACGCTGCGGACCGTAGTCGTATACGCCTGGAACCCCGACCTCTTTCGCCGTCGATTCACGATGGTGGCCGATACCGGTATATTCGATACCGCCACCTGCCTCAGGATTACGGAAGAAATGGCCTGGATGCTTCATCGCTGCTTTGAAGACGACGCCATGGGTATGGCCACGACCGCAACCCACAAGGAAACCCATCGTGTCCATTAGAGACAGCGGCCCGCGGACGATGGGGTCAAGTTGCTCGCCTTCGGCGACATCTTCCCAGTAGCGGACATTGGCGCCACGAATGCGGGCTTCTTCACGAAGGATCGCCTCATCAATTTGCTCGAACTCCTCGCCCGAGTATTCGTGGGTCACGATGTCCTTGTATTTTCCCGCATCCCGCGCGGCCTTTCGCTCATGGCGAGTGCATGTCCCGAGCGCCCGTGCGACAAGTTCGCCACGCTGGTTGCTGTAACTTGCTTCGACATATTGCAAGACAAGACGCCCGGAAAATTTGCTCTCTTTCTCCTCAACGCCAACGACACGCTCGATGGCGCTGATCCGATCCCCCGGGCGGATGTGGCGAAACAGTTCCCAGTCATTTCCTGCATAAAAGCCGTGGACGCCCGGTAAGCCCCAGCGCGTGCGACCGACCCATCCAAACGCCATCGGAAACATGGGGTGAGCGACCTGGCCACCGTAACGGGAGTTACGACCATATTCCTGCTCACGATAGAGCGGGTTCAGATCGCCGATACCGTTGCACCAGTTTCGCAGCGTGTCAGGTGTCGCATCCTGCAGATATGGACCTTCCGGCCGCA
The DNA window shown above is from Agrobacterium tumefaciens and carries:
- a CDS encoding PAS domain-containing protein, with the protein product MEKLVQGLVASGGYASAEDLVLSALQALQDGRENSVPLPAAWPIGGGECGQLIRDFDWTTTALGASQFWSAELRTTVANVVNSPVAKVLMWGKSHVMIYNDRYIDIAGANHPVALGGTVPGIWPEIWDWNREMLEAGLRGELRSFHDQPMTLIRDGISKTFIFDLFYTPVYEADGTVGGVLCTVVDNSDRAAMKARIAENEAELRRVTDAVPMLISYVDRDHVYRFANAAYDSWFGSKPADIVGRHVRDVIGEAAYEGRRADLDRALAGEACTAEADMPFSGGVPRRLEIRYVPHIDPDGSIPGVHILGIDIEDRAIREAELAISNSRFRTAMDAVHGVLWTNTADGQMVGEQPGWGSLTGQSFEEYQGYGWAEAVHPDDMEPSIASWNEAVASRSMYVHEHRVRRHDGEWRQFAIRGLPVIGSSGNIVEWVGVHTDITDQRAAESALREQADTLARQVRHRERAEEQLRHLNDTLEARVVAETAERRQAELKLAQAQKMETIGKLTGGVAHDFNNLLQVVSGNLQLLSKEVAGNERAALRITNALAGVARGSKLASQLLAFGRRQALEPKVVNVSRFVRDMDDMIRRAIGEAIEVETIVGGGLWNTFIDPNQIENALLNLAINARDAMQGTGKLTIELSNAHLDDDYARSHDEVTPGQYVMMAVTDTGSGMPPEIIEKVFEPFFSTKGEGKGSGLGLSMVYGFVKQSGGHVKIYSEVDEGTTIKLYLPRALEAEDVEVVVDNGPITGGTETVLVVEDDDEVRDTVVALLADLGYRTLRAVDAASALTVIDSGIPIDILFTDVVMPGTLKSPELARKAKERLPDIAVLFTSGYTENSIVHGGKLDAGVELLSKPYTREALARKFRHVLANQKQRAVAKPAKPVLDVKENLIPAARQDDGSANQKTVLLVEDDGLIRMTTAEILQDAGFVVVEAASAEEALTALQSMHVDVLVTDLNLPGESGRDLAARARTLRPSALVVFATGDPTSVKSEKDAIILSKPYDAEDLQSAISHGLGHRGEYKGARRSESEDS
- a CDS encoding response regulator, with the protein product MNNAHRLPMTVLIVEDDALIRMDVADYLASEQINPVEAVNADEALAILQKRDDIQIVFTDVNMPGAMDGIELARLVRERWPALGIIVASGMVRPQRSTLPDDARFFEKPYDLERLSASMRAMVSI
- a CDS encoding type II toxin-antitoxin system Phd/YefM family antitoxin: MATTRLTSRELNHNVGRAKKAAEAGPVVIIVRGRPSHVLMTYREFERLTGKHRNLVDSLSMPGLSNIDFDPSRSVIATREVDLS
- a CDS encoding CoA ester lyase codes for the protein MTESASENSCQTGVARTYLFVPGNRPDRFEKAEASGADRIIIDLEDAVAPSEKDDARVAMSQWLRGGHASVVRVNGADSFWFDADLSAVATVSSAEVMLPKADLVSLKQVLHYLVDRPVIALIETAQGLQQVNEIARMKGVSRIAFGNIDFSTDARLPVASPALDHARFQIAMASRCTDLPPPIDGVTVSLDTDIDLLADLRRAVDFGFGGKLCIHPKQVSAANTLLRPSADDIAWARTVMAAVEMAGDNVIQLDGKMIDRPVVQRAAHILRQCSAEENMTKVHRGL
- a CDS encoding acyl-CoA dehydrogenase yields the protein MLADPAVSMDDAAVGAVGRTERRFALIDPDRVAALASTLDLPSAPSAGDPLPAAWHWIFFNPFVRRSEVGHDGHPKTGGFLPDVGLPRRMWAGGRLRYRAPLPIGGKAERISEIISVTPKSGKAGRLVFVSVRHRVMHGETLCIEEEQDLVYREPPQFGALPPAVQLAAQAALWSRRIEPDPVLLFRYSALTSNGHRIHYDTPYAQEVEGYPDLVVHGPLISSLLQELAQTVRPERRLVRFDFRAVSPLFVSAPFHLEGAETADKDVLAFWAKGPEDNLAMTAEAEFE
- a CDS encoding CoA transferase; the protein is MKPLEGVTIADFTVHAAGPFCTHMLSQLGAQCIKIESALRPDIFRKPHAVYGRNGPASFDQVASNKLSVRLNMKHPEGVALAKRLVAVSDVAAESFRAGVMTRLGLGYAALKEVKRDIVMVSVSSSGQTGPDSHFAGYAPLFGAWGGLGYLSGYSDGPPMEMRHVMDHSVGLNAALATVAALHQRRRTGQGSHVDVAAREVASSLVGDTLMSVSAGGHVERLGNDDYRMSPHGLYPTDQPDRWLSIAVASECQWRALAEHAGLTHLLEDPRFSSPEPRHANRRELDIALKEWSVVQNADASAFALQRLGVPAHVSFNTRDLVHDHHLRERGAIVDVDGNEGERRAAVGFPARFSVSEPATIERGTPKLGEHESFVYGELLKMSQREIDGLVERQIIF
- a CDS encoding CoA transferase, whose amino-acid sequence is MDTSLPLSGIRCVEHSTSVAAAYAGRLLAAMGAEVILIEPQEGSPLRREPPFLGPKSEESAIFAYLCAGKRSVTIDLDTECGMRELSVMLETSDILIEDIAMADKRRRGVDPEVVAATLPNLVHLSVLPFGSYGSKSGWAGSELNLIHSSGEGFLLPNGLSASLFPDRPPLKIAGHFAEMQGGIAGALSALAAVWSGKGQYVDVSIQDANLAVGAFTVQRYGDGSLEHRLTRSFRYGGVIECRDGYVELLTLEQRQWHGLVELMGYPEWAQDAALEDAVIRSQRGDLINQEIRKWAARYPVDEIVAAAQRLGVPMARYNTPEQILSGQHEEARGLFSSIERADGGVCRIQSAPFRFGPDPLPAISWPAMREANVASTSENAAAPSEKMFWKEQA
- a CDS encoding acyl dehydratase; its protein translation is MNVEVIDKSKQDVGGAPAEGRITDEAVAAARGMIGLQLRPEGPYLQDATPDTLRNWCNGIGDLNPLYREQEYGRNSRYGGQVAHPMFPMAFGWVGRTRWGLPGVHGFYAGNDWELFRHIRPGDRISAIERVVGVEEKESKFSGRLVLQYVEASYSNQRGELVARALGTCTRHERKAARDAGKYKDIVTHEYSGEEFEQIDEAILREEARIRGANVRYWEDVAEGEQLDPIVRGPLSLMDTMGFLVGCGRGHTHGVVFKAAMKHPGHFFRNPEAGGGIEYTGIGHHRESTAKEVGVPGVYDYGPQRSSWMCSLVTNWMGDAAFLKRVRTEMRRFNTMGDSTWCKGKVTRKYIKDRHALVDIEIWGENQRGEITTPGLATVILPSRDPNIPVHFDGGNLDLELPVVR